DNA from Flavobacterium aestivum:
TTTGTGGTTTTTCTTTGGCAGTATCTGGAATAAAAATCCCTGACGCTGTTTTGGTTTCAGCTGCTACTGGTTCGATAAGAACTCTATCTGAAAGTGGTTTAATGTTTAAAGTCATGATTTTATTTTTATATTATTTTTTTTATAATGTTTTGATTTCAGAAATTGTGCCATATTGTGTTAACTGACATTTTTTCTTATAAAAAATGCCAGCTTTGACAGGCTGGCATTTTATGTATTTATATAATAGATAAATTATTTTGCTGGAGTTACTGGTGCAGGCGTATTTGCTGGTACAGGTGTGTTTTGAACTGGAGCAGCTTCAGTGTTATCGATGATTTTTGAATCGGAATCACTTAAAGTTCCTGTAAAACTTAATCCTGAAAGCAAAATTAATGCAATTAATATTGTTGCTAATGTCCAAGTACTTTTGTCTAAGAAATCAGTAGTTTTTTGAACACCACCCAACATTTGAGAACCACTTATTGTAGAAGATAATCCACCTCCTTTAGGGTTTTGAACCATTATAACTACGATCAATAGAAAACATACTATTGTAATTAAAACTAAAAAAATTGAAAACATACTATTTATTGTTAATTGTTATTTTGTTGTACTATTTTAATATCCTTTATACGGTCCACAAAGAAACTACTTTTTTCTGGATATTTCAAAATTAATATTTCGTAAGCTTGTATCGCCTTTTGATATTTTTTTTGTTCTAAATATACTTTGGCCAAAGTCTCTGTCATTAAATAGGAATTGTCCTCTTTGTTGAGTTCCAGATTAGGTGTAAAAACTACTCCTGGTTTTATAGGTGGAATTTTTGGACTGGTTTCTATGAACTTATCTATTAGTTCGGCTTTTTTTCTTTTGTCTTCATCAAGAGCAGAGTCTTTTGTCATAGTATTGTCCTCTTTTGTGTTTTCTCTAACTATGGGTTGAATTCTGGAAATTTGAAGCCATTGTTGAAATGAGTGTGTTTCACTTTTAGAAAAATCCAAAGGCTTTCCAATTTCTAATTTCTCAGCAGCGGTTTTTGTTTCTTCTTGAAGTAATTCTATAGGTTCTTCCGTTGCAGGTATATAAATAGATTGCTTGGCTGAATTTACAGTTTCTAATTCTTCAAGAGTGGTTGTTGTTTTTTCTTCAACAGATACTTGCGTGGCTTCTTTGATAGAAGTGAGAATTGACTTTTCTAAAGTATTCGTATTTATTACAGGTTCTGTTATTTCTTCTTTCTGAATAATTATACTGTCTACTACAGTAATGTCAAGTAGTTCTTTTATTTTTTTCTCGTAAATCTTCTTTTGGATGGCAATAAAAGATTCTGAAGTTATAAAATCGAATAATGCAGTACGATCCGTTGTGTGTGCAGCGGCTACTTTTAATGCAAAATTATATTTGTAGCTGTTTTGATTGTAAAGTCCTTTAAGACGCAATGCTCTTGCACTCTGAAAATATGGAAATTCATCCAATACTTTTTCCAGAGCCAACGTTTGTGTTTCGCTGATTTCGTCAGGTTTATTTATTAAATAATTATAGCTACTAACGTTCATTTGTTTTAGTTTTCAATTGTTGGTTATTGTTTGTAGGTTATTAGTTTTTGGTTTTCAATGTTGGTTATTATAAATCTATACTGAAAACGACGGACTAATTACTTTAATAATTACCATTTTGCAAGCGAGGCATTGAAAATATCTTGTGTAATTCTTTCAAAAATTTCTTTTAATGCAGCATCTTTAGTTGCTCCTATCAATTGTTGATTGGCAGGGTAGTCATAATAAAACTCAAAACTTTTCTCAAAATCATCTGCCTCTTTATTTTTGTTGGTAAATCTAACGTTTACTCTAATTCTCAAACGGTTTTGTGCAGCTTGTTGATCTGCAGTTGCAGTCATTGGACTAATTCTGTAATCTGTGATTTCTCCTTCATAGGTTAAATCTCCCCCATTTTTTACTAAATGTAAATTAGTTTGATTCTGAATCAAGTCCTGTAGTGTAAGTGTAAAAGTTCTGTCAATTCCTGGTTCAATCAACTCAGAATTATTTGGAAAGAAATTTACCTGATATGTTTTTGCATCAATTTTACCCGTTCCGGTAAAGTTATATACTGAACAACTGTTTAGGATAAATGAACTAATTATTAATAAGAGGCAATGTGCTTTTTTCATAAAATGTGTAAATTCCAAATTCTAATTTGATACAAATCTCAAATGTACAAAAATCGAATTTGTGATTTTGAATTTGTTTTTTTTGCTATAAATCAAATTGTTTAATTTTTCGATATAAAGTTCTTTCCGAAATTCCTAATTCATCTGCCGCAGCTTTTCGTTTTCCTTTATTCTTTTCTAATGATTTTTTGATCATTTCGATTTCTTTCTGTTCGAGTCGCAAGATTTCTTCCTCCTCTATGGTTTCTGCCAATAGATAATTGTTGTTATCTTGTTCTTCATAATTCTGCTCAATATCAGGTGTGGTGATTAATGAAGTTCCTGGTTCTTCTTCAAAATCTATTTCACTATCTTCTTCTTTAGAGCCGTATATTTTCTTGATGAGTGATTTGTTGGCTTCCTGAACATTGGTATTGCCGCTTTGCATTAATTCTAAAGTCAATTTTTTCAAATCGTGTAAATCACTTTTCATGTCAAAAAGGACTTTATACAAAATCTCTCTTTCGGTATTAAAATCACTGTCGCTTTTTTTGTCTTTAATTACAGATGGTAAATTGTTACTGTCTTCAGTTGGTAAATACGTTTGTAAAGTTGCTGCAGAAATATCTCTGTTAGTTTCTAATACTGAGATTTGTTCGGCAACATTTCGTAATTGACGAATGTTACCGCTCCAGCGAAATTTCTGCAAAAGCAAAATAGCAGTCTCATCTAACCTTAAAGGAGGCATTTTGTATTTATTGGCAAAATCTGCCGCAAATTTTCTGAATAATAAATGAATATCGTCTTTTCGTTCTCGAAGAGGAGGTAAGTGAATGTCTACCGTACTTAAACGGTAATACAAATCTTCACGAAATTTTCCTTTTTCAATAGCTTTAAATAAATTGACATTAGTTGCAGCTACGATTCGGACATTCGTTTTTTGAACCTGAGAAGAACCTACTTTTATGAATTCACCATTTTCTAAGACACGCAACAAGCGTACTTGGGTAGTCAAAGGCAATTCTCCCACCTCGTCAAGGAAAATAGTACCCCCATTTGCCACTTCAAAATACCCTTCACGAGTGCTGGTAGCACCGGTAAAAGCTCCTTTTTCATGACCAAAAAGTTCACTGTCTATTGTTCCTTCAGGAATGGCTCCACAGTTTACGGCAATATATTTTCCATGTTTTCTGTGCGAAAGCGAATGTATAATTCTTGGAATATTTTCTTTTCCCACACCGCTTTCTCCAGCTACCAAAACCGAAATATCAGTAGGGGCAACCTGAATGGCTTTTTCTATGGCGCGATTAAGCTTTGGGTCATTCCCAATAATCTCAAATCGCTGTTTTATTGATTGAACTGTATCCATTTTGTTTTTTTCTAGTATTACACAAATTAGATGAATCTTAAAAAGTGTAAATTTTGCTAATCATTAAAACTTGTATTTTTTTGAATAACTATTCGATTCCCGTTCTTTACTGTTGTGGCTTTGTTAGCGTATCTTTTTGGATAGCAGTTTTTTCAACTTTGTGTTTAGGGAAATATGTTTTAATAACATAGAATGTTGTTCCAAAAGCAATAATAAAAGTAATTAAAACGATAAGTATATTTTTTTTAGACATATAAATGTTTTTCTTTTTTTCTTTTGCCACAAATTACACAAATTTTCACAAATTCTTTTTATATTATTAATCGTTTATGCGTTAAGGATTTGTTTTGAAAATTAGCAATAATTCCAATTTGAGAATCTGCAAGTCTAATATAATTTAGAGTTTGAGCGATATGTTCATTATTGATTTCTTTTACAGATTTGACTTCTAAAATTATTTAATTGTAAAGAATAAAATCAGCATAAAATTTATGAGGAAGAATATTTCCTTTGTATTCAATTGAAAATTCTTTTTCTCGTTCAAAAGGGATATTATTGTTCTTGAACTCTATTTCTAATGCATCTTTATAAACAATTTCCAATAAACCCGGCCCTAAAATTCTATGAACCTCCATGCAAATGCCTACTATTTTATAATTCTCTTCTTGCTTGTAATATTCCATAATTTGTGGAAATTTGGGTAATTTGTGGCTTATTTTTTTTTGACAAAGTTAAAATCTGTGTAAATCTTTTTAATTCGTGGCAAAAAAAATTAATTCATATCACTCAACCCAATCGCTTCACCTTTTAGAGTTCCAGAGGTACAGGAAGTTATTTTTACATTTACAAAATCACCTATTTTATAATTCTCTTTAGGGAAAACCACTGTTATACTTTGTGAATTTCTTCCAGAAAATTCTTCAGTCGATTTTTTTGAAACTTTCTCTACCAATACTTCTACTGTTTTTCCTATGAATTCCTCAGAGCGCAACCAAGCATGTTTTTGTTGTAAATCAACAATTTCCTGTAGTCTTCTTGCTTTGGTAGTTTCTGGTACATCATCCTCCATTTTTCTTCCAGCCAATGTTCCTGGACGTTCAGAATAGCTGTACATATAACCAAAATTATATTTCACATACTCCATCAAACTCAAGGTGTCTTGATGATCTTCTTCAGTTTCTGTAGGGAAACCAGAAATCATATCTTGAGAAATAGCACCATCAGGAATAATAGAGCGAATCTTGTCAATCAGAGCCATATATTCTTCTCTTGTGTGCAAACGGTTCATTTCTTTTAAGATACGATCACTTCCAGACTGAACAGGTAAATGTATATGTTTGCAGATATTAGGATATTTAGCAATTACATGTAAAATACTTTCGTGCATATCCTGTGGATTAGAAGTCGAAAAGCGAATACGCATTTTTGGGAAACCAACTGCAACCATTTCAAGTAATTGGTCAAAATCTACTGCAGTTGCTTTTTGCATTTCGCTTGCATTTACAAAATCCTTTTTCAAACCGCCACCATACCATAAATAGCTATCTACATTTTGTCCCAAAAGAGTGATTTCCTTAAAACCTTTGTTCCACAAATCTTGAATTTCATTCATGATACTTTGTGGCTCACGGCTACGTTCACGCCCGCGGGTAAAAGGGACTACGCAAAAAGTACACATGTTGTCGCAACCTCTCGTGATAGAAACCAATGCAGTAATCCCGTTGCTCATCAATCGAACTGGCGAAATATCACCATACGTTTCCTCTTTAGACAAAATCACGTTAATCGCATCACGTCCTTCCTCAACTTCACTTAATAAATTAGGCAAATCTTTATAAGCATCAGGACCAACAACAAGGTCGACAATTTTTTCTTCTTCTAGGAATTGACTTTTTAAACGTTCGGCCATACAGCCCAAAACGCCCACTTTCATCTTCGGATTAGTGCGTTTCACAGCGTTGTATTTTTCCAAGCGTTTGCGTATGGTTTGTTCCGCTTTGTCACGAATCGAACAGGTGTTCACTAAAACCAAATCAGCATCTTCAAGTACCGATGTTGTATTGTATCCGTTACCAGACAGTATAGAAGCCACAATTTCACTATCCGAAAAGTTCATCGCACAGCCATAACTTTCTATAAAGAGTTTTTTAGTATTCTCAGGTTTATGTTCTAGAACAAGGCTATTTCCTTGTTTACTTTCTTCAATTATCTTTTCCATAGGACATTTTCAAACCGCAAAGATAAGGTAAATGCAAGCATTATGACAAGATGTCAGCCTAAGAATTAACAAAAATTAAGAAAAGTTGAAAGTAAAGAGCAAAAGGCAAAAGCAAAAAAGACAAAGGTTGGAGTCTAAAATCAGAAATCTTAATTCTAAAATTTTTGAAAGGAGCTAATTCCCGCTTTTCGTTACAAGTCCTCGCAAAAAGGTAAAAGTTTCCAGAGTTCTGGAAAGAGCTTCCGTTGGTCGCTTTTCTAGAACAGGAAACTTTTACCTTTTTTTGCTCCGGGCTTTTCACTGTAATCGGGGCTAGAGTATTTACTATTTTTATGGAACTCGAAACTCTTTCAAGAGAAAACCATTGGCTACATTTTTAAACTCAACCAATTGATTTTGAATCCAAGTATCATCATGTCCTAATTCTTTGGCTAGTAATTGAGCCACTTTATTAGAACATTCAATTGCAGCTCGAGCATCTAAAAACAACAAACGAACCCTTCTTGCTAAAATATCTTCTACAGTTGTAGCCATTTCGTAGCGGATAGCCCAGACGATTTCGGCTAAAGTGTAATAGTAGTCAGGATGTAATTTTTCTTTTAACTCAGGTTCATTTTCCTGTAATTGTAAGATAGCGGCACTATCTGTACCATATATATACAAGTGATTTTCTAGGTCAGTTGGGCTGTTTTTTTTATTTCCATGAATAGAAAGATGATTTGTAATGCATTTACTTTTAGGTAACTGATGTACTGCAATTGTTTTGTCAACGATGTCTTCGGCAATTTTTCGATAGGTAGTCCATTTGCCACCAGTGATGGTTATTAATCCAGTTTCGGAAACAATTATTTTGTGACTTCTGGAAAGTTCTTTTGTGTTTTGTCCTTTTTTATCGGGTGCAGCCAAAGGTCTCAACCCAGCAAAAACAGATAATACATCGGCTCTGGTTGGGTCTTTGGTTAAGAATTTTTGAGCTGCTTGTAATACAAAATCAATTTCTTCTTCAAGAGCTATTGGCTCAAGACTTGGTTTCATAATCGGAGTATCTGTGGTGCCAACAATTATTTTTTCATGCCAGGGAACAGCAAAGAGCACTCTCCCGTCACTTGTTTTAGGAATCATTACAGCATAGTCACCAGGTAAGAAGGATTTGTCAAATACCAAATGAATTCCCTGACTGGAAACAATATATTTTTTATAAACAGTATCGTTCATTTTCATGATAGCATTGGTAAACACTCCCGTAGCATTAATAACCGCTTTACTTTGTAATTTATATTCTTTTTCAGATTCTTGGTCAATGGCAATTACTCCCGTGACTTTATTTTTGTCGTCTTTAATTAATTGGGTAATCTTAAAATGGTTGAGTATACAAGCCCCTTTTTCTGCTGCAGTTTGAGCCAGATTTATGGCAAGTCGGGAATCGTCAAATTGACCGTCATGGTAGATAACACCACTTCGCAGCCCTTCTTGTTCTATTGTAGGGAGTAATTCTATCGTTTTTTCTTTAGATAAATAGTTAGAACTACCTAAGCTTAATCTGCCGGCCAATAAATCGTAGAGTTTTAGTCCAATAGTATAAAAATAGCCACCCCACCAATTGTAATTTGGAATGATGAATGATTCGTTTTTAACCAAATGTCCGGCATTTTTCTCCATTAAGCCTCTTTCTTTTAAGGCTTCAATAACCAAAGAGAGATTACCTTGTTCTAAATAACGCACGCCTCCATGAGCTAGTTTGGTACTCCGGCTTGAGGTGCCTTTTGCAAAATCGACAGCTTCTAAAAGTAAGGTTTTGTAACCTCTGCTAGCGGCATCTAGGGCAGTGCCCAGTCCGTTGGCACCACCACCAATAATAATAATGTCCCAAATTTGTGATTGTTTCAGTTTTTCTAACTGTTCGATTCGATTCATTATGTGTTTTTAGTAATTAGGTCAGATTTGTATTAGTAAAATTAATTAATTAAATAGTAGGATATGATTCTGAAGTTAATAATTTGATAGGCTTCACTGCTGTTTGATTATTAAAAATGCTTTGTTTGACGATTTATATTGCTTTTAAAATGGAGTAAAGGTTAATATTTGAAAAAAAAAATTACTTTTGCGATTCAAACAAGAGCAACATGGCAAAGAATTTAGTGATAGTTGAGTCCCCTGCAAAGGCAAAAACAATCGAAAAATTTCTAGGGAATGAGTATCAGGTAGAATCAAGTTATGGGCATATTGCCGACTTGCCTTCTAAAGAAATTGGTGTAGATGTAGAGAATGGATTTACACCCAAATACGAAGTTTCATCAGATAAAAAAGCATTAGTATCCAAGTTAAAAACTCTAGCTAAAAATGCCGAAACGGTTTGGTTAGCAAGTGATGAGGATCGCGAGGGAGAAGCTATTTCTTGGCATCTTGCCGAAGAGTTGAAACTAGATCAAAAGAAAACAAAACGAATTGTTTTTCATGAAATTACCAAGAATGCTATTCTAAAAGCAATTGATAATCCACGAGAAATTGATTATAATTTAGTTAATGCCCAACAAGCACGTAGAGTACTTGATAGATTGGTGGGATATGAATTATCTCCTGTTCTTTGGAGAAAAATTAAAGGAGGATTGTCAGCTGGAAGGGTACAATCTGTTTCGGTTCGTTTGATTGTTGAGCGTGAGCGCGAAATTCAAAATTTTAATGCAGTTGCGACTTATTCTGTAGTTGCAGAGTTTGTGAACGAAGCAGGAAAAACTTTCAAAGCAAAGCTTCCTAAAAATTTCAATACAAAAAAAGAAGCCGAAGATTTCTTAAAACAAAATATCGGTTCTATATATAAGGTAGCGGATTTAGAAACAAAACCTACCAAAAAATCACCAACGGCACCTTTTACTACTTCTACCTTGCAACAAGAAGCAGCTAGAAAATTGTATTTGCCAGTTGGAATCACCATGCAATTAGCACAACGTTTGTACGAAGCTGGACTTATAACTTATATGAGAACGGATAGTGTGAATTTGTCTAAAGACGCCATGGATGCAGCTCAAGCAGAAATTATTAAATCATATGGTAAGGAATTTTCTAATCCTAGAACTTTTGTAAATAAAAGTAAAGGAGCACAGGAAGCTCACGAGGCTATTCGTCCTACGGATATGTCTCGTCATACAGTAGATATAGACAGAGATCAAGCACGTTTGTATGATTTGATTTGGAAAAGAACTTTAGCTTCTCAGATGAGTGATGCTAAATTAGAACGCACCAATGTCAAAATTGAAGCTAATAATCACAGTGAAATTTTTACTGCTTCAGGTGAGGTTTTACTTTTTGAAGGTTTCTTGAAAGTATATTTGGAAGGTCATGATGATGACGATGAAGAGCAAGAAGGAATGTTGCCTTCAATGAAAGTCAATGAAAAATTACAAAATAATTATATAACTGCAACAGAAAGATATTCTCGTGCGGCTGCAAGATATACAGAAGCTTCTTTGGTGAAAAAACTAGAGGAATTAGGAATTGGCCGTCCGTCTACATATGCTCCAACGATTTCTACTATTATCAATAGAAATTATGTAGAGAAAGGAAATCTGGAAGGTGTAGAAAGAAACTATACGCAGCTTACTTTACAATCGGGTGAAGTAGGAGAGAAGTTACTTAAAGAAAATACAGGTTCAGATAAAGGGAAATTAGTTCCTACAGATATAGGGACAATTGTTACAGATTTCTTGGTTAAGAATTTCGGAAACATACTTGATTATAATTTTACGGCAAAAGTTGAACATGATTTCGATGAAATTGCCGAAGGAAATATAGAATGGACCAAAATGATGCAAGAGTTTTACGGTAAATTTCATCCAACGGTGAAAGACGTAGAGGCTAATGCAGATAGAGAAAGTGGAGAAAGAATTTTGGGTATAGATCCAGTTTCTGGAAAACCGGTATCTGTTCGTTTAGGAAAATTTGGCCCAATGGCTCAGATTGGTGCGGCTGATGACGAAGATAAAAAATTCGCCAGTTTAATGTCGGAACAAAATATTGGTAACATTACTTTGGAGGAAACTTTAAAATTATTTTTGCTTCCTAAAAATTTAGGAATGTATAAAAATGAAGAAGTTGAGGTAAGTAATGGACGATACGGGCCATATGTACGTCACGGAGCAGTTTTTATTTCTTTACCAAGAGGCGAAGATCCATTGGATGTAACGATGGAACGTGCTCAGAAATTAATAGATGACAAAGCAATTGCAGATGCGCCAATTACTGTATATAAAGGAGAAGGAGTTCAGAAAGGGACAGGTCGTTTTGGGCCTTTTATAAAATGGAACGGTATCTTTATAAATGTAAGTAAGAAATATGATTTTGATAATTTGTCGCAATCGGATGTAGAAGCATTGATTGAAGATAAATTACAAAAGAATATCGATAAAGTTCTTCATAACTGGGAAGAAGAAGGTATTTTGGTTGAAAAAGCACGTTGGGGTCGTTCAGTAATTACAAAAGGAAAGATTAAAATTGAATTGAGCAAAGATGTTGATGCTACAAAATTGACATTGGCAGAAGTTCAAGAAATGATCGCTAAAAAAACTCCAGCTAAGAAAACACCAGCGAAAAAAGCAACAACTGCAAAAAAACCGGCTGTTAAAAAAGCAGTTGCTAAAAAGAAATAAAGAATGGAGTTTGATTTTTTAGCACCAATTGATAAGGAAATTTTAAGCTATATAGCAGGGCTGTCTTCACAACATTTGGGGAGCAAAATAGTTTTGCATACAGATGAGCAGGTTCCGGATTTAAATAAAGTTGATATTGCAATAATTGGAGTTCTTGAAAACCGAGGAGATAGAAATGCAATTTCGGACGTTGATTTAAATGAGGTTCGTAAGGAATTATACGGAATGTTTCCTGGTAATTGGAATGCGACTATTGCTGATTTAGGAGATATTTTGCCTGGGAGCTCAATTGAAGATACCTATTTTGCAATAAAGAAAATAGTTTCGGGTTTAATAAAAAAGAGAGTTATACCCTTGGTAATAGGAGGTTCTCAAGATTTGACTTATGCTCTTTACAGAGCCTATGATGACTTAGAGCAAATGGTGAATTTAGTAGCCATAGATAGTAAGTTTGATTTCGGAAAAGAAAATGAAGCAATAACATCAGATTCTTATTTGACAAAAATTATTATCAACGAACCTAATAATCTTTTTAATTATTGTAATGTTGGGTATCAAACCTATTATAATTCGCAAGAAGAAATAGATTTAATAGAAAAACTGTTTTTTGATGCCTACAGATTAGGAGAGGTGTCTAATAATATTTCTATTTCAGAGCCTGTTTTTAGGGACGCTGACATGGTAAGTATAGATTTGAATTCAGTAAAATCTTCAGATTCGGGGAACTTTGTGTCCTTTAACCCAAACGGTTTTAATGGTAAGGAAATATGTGCATTGTCAAGATATGCAGGAATAAGTGATAAAGTATCTTTGTTTGGGGTGTTTAATCACAATAATTCAAAGCAAGAATCAGTTATTATAGCACAGATATTTTGGTATTTTATCGAAGGGTATCATTATAGATCAAATGAATATCCTTTTGGAAGTAGAGAGAATTATTTAAAGTATAATGTTCCTTTAGAGTTAGAGGAAGAAGATCTTGTTTTTTATAAAAGCAATAAAACGGATAGATGGTGGATTGAGATACCTTTTATTTCAAATGGTAGCAATAAATTGAAAAAAAACACGTTGTTACCCTGTTCGTACGAAGAGTATTTGGCAGCTTGTAATCAAGAGATGCCGGAAAGATGGTGGAAAGCGCAAAGAAAGAATATTGTTTAGTCCTTCTCAATGCTGAAATTTTGATGAATTTGTGTATTTTACAATAAATTCTTAGAATATTTCAGAAAAGCTTACAAAATAACGATAAATGTGTTTTTTATCGTTCTTTTTTATCACATTAGCGATTAAATATTTTTTTTTTAAGTTTTTTAAAATTACTTTTGGTCCTGCAAATAATGACTAGAAAAGTATTGTTTATTAGATGAAAAATAAATAGGTTTACAGTCTGAATAATAATGAATAGATAACCCAAATTTTTATGAAGAAGTTCATTGCGTTTACGGCAATTTTAGCAGTGTTGACTAGCTGTGGCAGATCAAGCGACAAAGGAGAGTTGGTTGGTGTAAAAGGAGCTAAATGGCATCCTGAGAAACCTTATGGTATGACATTAGTACCTGGAGGTGCATTTATAATGGGTAAATCGGATGACGATCTTGCTAATGTAGAAGATGCCCCTACCAAAACAGTTACTGTTAGGTCTTTCTATATGGATGAGACAGAGATTACCAATAGTGAGTACCGTCAATTTGTAGAATGGGTAAAAGATTCTACAATTCGTTTTCGTCTAGCTATTTTAGCAGAAGAAAGCGGTCAAAATACTTCGGCAGGAGATTCTAAAGGAAAAGGAAAGAATGCTGGTAGTATTGGAGATTACGCTTTTAACAACTCAGATCCTGAAAAGATGTCTGCATATGATAAATATATGTATGACAACTATTATAGTATTGGGACTGATAAAGATCCTAATGCTTATAAAAGATTAAATAGAAAAGTAAAATTGATCAATGACACTAAGAAGTATCCTGATGAATATTACACAGAGGTTATGGATTCAATGTATTTGCCTTTAGAAGCATCTTACAATGGATTAAGAACTATAGACGTGAATAAACTTAAATTCCGTTACACTTGGATGGATATTCAAGCAGCTGC
Protein-coding regions in this window:
- a CDS encoding formimidoylglutamase, whose translation is MEFDFLAPIDKEILSYIAGLSSQHLGSKIVLHTDEQVPDLNKVDIAIIGVLENRGDRNAISDVDLNEVRKELYGMFPGNWNATIADLGDILPGSSIEDTYFAIKKIVSGLIKKRVIPLVIGGSQDLTYALYRAYDDLEQMVNLVAIDSKFDFGKENEAITSDSYLTKIIINEPNNLFNYCNVGYQTYYNSQEEIDLIEKLFFDAYRLGEVSNNISISEPVFRDADMVSIDLNSVKSSDSGNFVSFNPNGFNGKEICALSRYAGISDKVSLFGVFNHNNSKQESVIIAQIFWYFIEGYHYRSNEYPFGSRENYLKYNVPLELEEEDLVFYKSNKTDRWWIEIPFISNGSNKLKKNTLLPCSYEEYLAACNQEMPERWWKAQRKNIV